TGCAGGGGCCGCAGGGCCGGCTGGCCGCGGTCTCGGAGGTGCGCACCGCCCCGATCGACCTCGAGGGCCGGCTCAAATCTTTTTCGCTCACGCGGACGATTCTGCCGCCCAGTGAGCTCTGGAGCGCGCGTGTGGACCCCGACCGCGCGCGCGTGGACGTGCGGATCGTGGAACGTTCATCAGCAGCCGAGCTTTCCGGCATCCCGATCCGCCTACTGGTCCCGCCCGGCACGCCACAGATTCGAATCATCGACGGCCGAGACCAGGTAAAATTGACGATCCGAGGCCGTGCGGATGCTGTACGCCAGCTAACGACCACAAATGTGACCGCCTTCGTCGATTGCTCCGGCCTGGAACCCGGCCGGGCGGCCGAACTGCCCGTTTTGGTCAACGCCCCGGCCGGCGTTGAAATTGTGAATCGAGAACCATCGCACATTACGGTCCAATTGCTATAATGCTGACTATGCGAATACGTCTCGCATGTCTGCTGCTCATCATCGTCGGGACTGCCTATCAGCTTCATGCCGACGAGGCGGAGGAGACCGTCGATTCGCTCATCGCCCAAATTTACGAGATGTCGTCGAAGCTTCCGGAGCACTCGCGCGTCGCCGATCCGCGGCTGAGCAAGCTCGCTGCGCTGTATGAGCAGAATCGCCTCGAGGAACTCGTCATAGAGTCGCGTGAAATCATCCGTGCGGATCCGGCCAACCTCCCCGCGCGCTACTATGCCGCGACCGCCCTCATTTCGCTGCGGCGATATGAAGCCGCGCGCACCCTCCTCGAGCAGTTGCTTGAATTGCACCCGCAGCATCCCGCGCTGCTGAACAATCTGGCCTGGCTCTACGCTGCTGCCACGGATCCGGCAATCCGCCAGCCGCAGCGGGCCCTCGAGCTGGCCCGCCGCGCGGTCGTCATTGAGCCCAACAGCTTCCACATTTGGAACACCCTCTCCGAGGCTTATTTCGTCAACCGTGATTTCGAGCGCGCCTTGCGGGCCGCGGAGGAAGCCCTTCGCCTCGCCGAACAGCAGAAGGCGCCCGCCGATCTAATCGCCAAATACATCAACCACGCTGAAAAATGCAAAGAAGCCCTCACCGCCTACTCGATATTCGAATAATCGTTGCAATCGCCGTCTTCATCTGCGCCGGGTGCGCGACCGCCGAGGTGGCTCAGGCGCCAGCCGAGCCGAAACCGCCCGCACTGGATCCCGGACGATGGAAATCCCTCGGAACGGTGTCCGTCGATCCGGATGTCCGCGCCGTCATCGCCACGGGCTTTGTCAACCAGGTAGAGGGCGCCATCGAACTGCTGATCTGCGGACCCGGCGGGAAAACCCACGAAAGCGTCTTCGTGATGCAGGCACATCCGATGGACCTGCAGACAGCCCTCCTCCTGCTGAACCTCGAACCAGGACCTCCGCGCTCTGAATTGGGTGAGGGCCCGCCGCTGGGGCCCACCGTGGATATCTGGGTCCAGTGGGAAGACGATCAGGGTCGGACTGTCTCGCATCCCGCCGAAACGTTCGCCTACAACATCGAAACCAAAGAGGTCCTGCCCCATTCCGGCTGGGCCTTCACCGGTTCCGTGGTGATCGACGGCCAATTCAAGGCTCTCGCTGAAGAAAGTTTTGCCGCGACATACTGGGATCCGTGGGCCATTCTCAACATCCTCAACGAAGTGGGGGCGAACGACGAAATCCTCGCCGTCAATCGTGCGCTGGTTCCGCCGCTTGGCACGCCGGTCCGTTTTGTGATCGTTCCCCGTTAGATCTTATCGCCACCGCTGCCATCATGCGCCGCGTCGTGGCGATCCTTGCCTTCCTCCTCGCCGCCGCGGCCGCTGGCGCGGGCGATGACCGCGACGGCGTCGTGTTGTTGGTCAACCGCGCCGTCCCTGAGTCCCGCGCCCTCGCCGAGCTCTACTGCCAGCTTCGCGGCCTGCCGCTGGAGCGGATCTGCGAGCTTGAGCTGCCCCTCGATGAGCAGATCAGCCGCGAAGACTACGAACGACTTCTCCGCGACCCGCTGCTGGACTGGTTGAGGCGCGAGGGCTGGATCGATCAAATCAAACGGGACCCTCGCCGCGTGCGCAGCCACGAATCCGGTTGGGTCACCGTCAAATCGCGCTTGCGCATCCTTTGCTCCTTTTACGGCGTTCCGATTCACATTCGCGATACCCGCCCCTGGCTGCTGGAAAAAATCCGAAATCTTCTTACGCGATCCCCGCAACGGGACGAAGCCGCCGTCGATTCGGAACTCGCCCTCCTGTTGCACAGCCCTTATGACATCGAAGGCCGCATCGGCAACCCATGCTTCGGCCAGCTCCGCTGGGACCATTCCGCCGCATCCGGGTTTGTCATCCTTGCGGCCCGACTTGACGGTCCCGATCCCGACGTGGTCGAACGCATGATGCGCGACGCGGTCGACGCCGAACGCAACGGGTTGCATGGCCGGATGTATTTCGATCTGCGCCAGGCCGCATCAGACGAGTACAAGCTTGGGGATTTCTGGATCACCGAGGCCGCCGAACGATTTTCGCGAGAGGGTTATGACGTCGTCATCGAGCGCACGGAGCTTCTGTTCCGCGAGATCGACCCGATGGATCATGCAGCCCTCTACCTCGGGTGGTATGCCCCGCACGTAACCGGGCCGTTCGCGCGCACGGGCTTTGCGTTCCGGCCGGGCGCGATCGCCAACCATCTCCACTCCTTCAACGCCGCCCGCCTGCGGACTTACACGAACCACTGGGTCGGCCCTCTGTTGGCCGCCGGAGCCGCCGCAACGTGGGGTTCTGTGTCCGAGCCCTTTCTCGGTGCAACGCCGCACCTTCCCATCTTCGCCGACCGGCTCTGCCGGGGGGCGACGTTCGCGGAAAGTGTCTATCTCTCGCTGCCGTTCCTTTCTTGGCAGATTACCGTCATCGGCGACCCGCTCTACCGCCCGTTTGCCACTCCTCCCGACGAGCAGGCTCGGAACCTCGAGACCGCCGGACGCCTGGAAGAGCTTGCATGGGTTGAGCTACGAAAGATCAATCGGCTTGTTCGCGAGGGCCGTCTTCTGATTGCGCTGGATCAGGCCCGCGCCGCCTTGCGACAGCGGGAAAGCGCGCCGCTACACGAGAAGGTCGCCAGTCTCCTCGCGACGAACGGACTGATCGACGAATCCATCCCCCACTATGAGCGGGCTCTCGAACTGGCGACCGACGCCGGAGAGGCCCTTCGGATCGGGAGCGACTATCTGGCTCACCTTCGAGCGGCGGGCCAGGACAGCCTCGCGGAAGGCGTAGAAACCCGACTTCGAGAACGATGGCAAAATAGCCCCTTCCTCGGCCTGCTCGAGCCTGATGGCCGGTAAAGCGATAAAAAATATGCCGACTTTCTTCGATACCCACGCTCATCTGGATACCTTTGACGAAGACGGCTCTTTGCACGACGTGCTGGACCGAGCCCGGAATGCCGGTGTGAGGCGGATCGTCGCGATCGGCGGCACGCCGGCAGCAAATGCGCGAGCGCTCTCGCTCACGCGAGAAAATTCTGACATGCTTCGGGCGGCGGTCGCCTACGACCGCGACGAGGCCAGGGCGGGGCACGACATCGATGCCCTTCGCCTCCTCGTTCGCGACCCGCTCTGTGTTGCTGTTGGTGAGACGGGCCTCGACTACCACTACAGCCCCGAAACCCGCGCCGAACAGATGGCCCTCTTTGAGCGCATGTTGACCCTTGCCGCTGAAATGGGGAAACCCGTGGTCATCCACAGCCGCGACGCTGAATCGGACACTCTTGCCGCCCTCCGCGCCCACGTCCGGCAACCGGGGGTGCCCGTAGATCGTCCCGGCGTGCTTCACTGCTTCACCGGCTCGCTGGAGTTCGCCCGTCATGCAGCCGATCTCGGTTTTTTCATCAGTTTCAGCGGAATTTTGACGTTCAAAAACGCCGACTCTCTTCGGAAGATCGCCCGCCAACTTCCGGCCGATCGGATTCTGGTCGAGACCGACGCTCCCTACCTTGCCCCGGTACCGCACCGCGGCTCGCGCAACGAACCTGCTCGGGTTGCCGTCGTAGCCGCCGCGCTTGCCGACACCCGCCAGGTTCCGTTAGAAGAAATGGCACAGCAACTGTGGGACAACGCCAACCGATTGTTCGGATGGCCATCATGAGGACCTGCCCATGAATGAATCAGAAATGCGTCATGCGATCGGCGTCGATTTCGGCGGCACCTCCGTCAAGCTCGCGCTCGTCAACGAGCGCGGCGTCATTCTGGGCCGGCGCAAATTCGAGACCCGAGAGGCCCCCACCCAGGGCGAATGGCTCGAACGCGTTGCGCGGGAGGTTCGTGACCTTCATGAAAAAGAGGGCGGAAACTGCCCGATCGCCGGTGTCGGTGTGGGCGTGCCTGGATTTGTCGATTTCGAGCGCGGGTACATCTACGAACTGCCCAACGTTCCAGGCTGGAATGGCGTCCACCTCGGTCCGATGCTCGAAGACCGGCTTGGCCTCCGCACGCGCATCGACAATGACGTCAACGCGATGGCGCTCGGGGAATGCACTTTTGGGGCTGGGAGAACGTATCAGCACGCCGTCTTTGTGACGCTGGGCACAGGCGTCGGCGGAGGACTGCTGATCAACAACAAGCTTTACCGCGGCGCGCATTGGATGGCGGGCGAAATCGGCCATGTGTCGATTGACATGAACGGAATTCCGTCGCCGACTGGATTTGGCGGCGTCGAGCAGTATGTGGGCAATCGCCGCATCGTCGAGCGGATGGAAAAGGCGATCGACTCGGGCCGCCCCACCATTCTGCTCGACCTCGTGGGCGGCGACCGCTCAAAACTTTCGCCGAGGGTGCTCAAAGAGGCAGCCGACAAGGGGGATGCGGTAGCACTCGAAATTCTGGATTATGTGACCGACTGCCTTGCGACGGCATTCGCCTCGATCACCTATATTTTGCAACCCCAGGCATTTATCGTTGGCGGCGGGGTTGCCGAGGATGCGAAGCTGCTCTTCCAACTGCTGCGCAAAAACGTCGACAAGCGCCTCAGCGCCCACTTCTCCCGAAGGCTCGAAATCAAACCGGCCGAACTCGGGTCCGACGCTGG
This portion of the Kiritimatiellia bacterium genome encodes:
- a CDS encoding TIGR03790 family protein gives rise to the protein MRRVVAILAFLLAAAAAGAGDDRDGVVLLVNRAVPESRALAELYCQLRGLPLERICELELPLDEQISREDYERLLRDPLLDWLRREGWIDQIKRDPRRVRSHESGWVTVKSRLRILCSFYGVPIHIRDTRPWLLEKIRNLLTRSPQRDEAAVDSELALLLHSPYDIEGRIGNPCFGQLRWDHSAASGFVILAARLDGPDPDVVERMMRDAVDAERNGLHGRMYFDLRQAASDEYKLGDFWITEAAERFSREGYDVVIERTELLFREIDPMDHAALYLGWYAPHVTGPFARTGFAFRPGAIANHLHSFNAARLRTYTNHWVGPLLAAGAAATWGSVSEPFLGATPHLPIFADRLCRGATFAESVYLSLPFLSWQITVIGDPLYRPFATPPDEQARNLETAGRLEELAWVELRKINRLVREGRLLIALDQARAALRQRESAPLHEKVASLLATNGLIDESIPHYERALELATDAGEALRIGSDYLAHLRAAGQDSLAEGVETRLRERWQNSPFLGLLEPDGR
- a CDS encoding YdjY domain-containing protein, with amino-acid sequence MAQAPAEPKPPALDPGRWKSLGTVSVDPDVRAVIATGFVNQVEGAIELLICGPGGKTHESVFVMQAHPMDLQTALLLLNLEPGPPRSELGEGPPLGPTVDIWVQWEDDQGRTVSHPAETFAYNIETKEVLPHSGWAFTGSVVIDGQFKALAEESFAATYWDPWAILNILNEVGANDEILAVNRALVPPLGTPVRFVIVPR
- a CDS encoding TatD family hydrolase; its protein translation is MPTFFDTHAHLDTFDEDGSLHDVLDRARNAGVRRIVAIGGTPAANARALSLTRENSDMLRAAVAYDRDEARAGHDIDALRLLVRDPLCVAVGETGLDYHYSPETRAEQMALFERMLTLAAEMGKPVVIHSRDAESDTLAALRAHVRQPGVPVDRPGVLHCFTGSLEFARHAADLGFFISFSGILTFKNADSLRKIARQLPADRILVETDAPYLAPVPHRGSRNEPARVAVVAAALADTRQVPLEEMAQQLWDNANRLFGWPS
- a CDS encoding ROK family protein — protein: MNESEMRHAIGVDFGGTSVKLALVNERGVILGRRKFETREAPTQGEWLERVAREVRDLHEKEGGNCPIAGVGVGVPGFVDFERGYIYELPNVPGWNGVHLGPMLEDRLGLRTRIDNDVNAMALGECTFGAGRTYQHAVFVTLGTGVGGGLLINNKLYRGAHWMAGEIGHVSIDMNGIPSPTGFGGVEQYVGNRRIVERMEKAIDSGRPTILLDLVGGDRSKLSPRVLKEAADKGDAVALEILDYVTDCLATAFASITYILQPQAFIVGGGVAEDAKLLFQLLRKNVDKRLSAHFSRRLEIKPAELGSDAGVIGCATLALIEQ
- a CDS encoding tetratricopeptide repeat protein encodes the protein MRIRLACLLLIIVGTAYQLHADEAEETVDSLIAQIYEMSSKLPEHSRVADPRLSKLAALYEQNRLEELVIESREIIRADPANLPARYYAATALISLRRYEAARTLLEQLLELHPQHPALLNNLAWLYAAATDPAIRQPQRALELARRAVVIEPNSFHIWNTLSEAYFVNRDFERALRAAEEALRLAEQQKAPADLIAKYINHAEKCKEALTAYSIFE